In the genome of Mesoaciditoga lauensis cd-1655R = DSM 25116, the window TTGGTAATAGACGTTAACAGTGGCTCAAACACATCAGGCATAGATTCTGAAGACCTGATATTGAAAACGAACATAGAAAGCGCTAGAGAAATACCTCGTCAATTGAGATTGAGAAATGAAAGTGGAATCATAATAGTGGACTTCATAGACATGGCCCACGAATCGGAAAGACAGCTGGTTATGCATGTATTGGAGGAAGAACTGAAAAAAGATAAGGTAAAAACCTCCATAGTTGAATTTTCAAAGTTGGGACTTTTGGAGATGACGAGAAAAAGGACCTCTCCACCTTTGAGGAAGTTCTATGAGACAAAATGTCCCGTATGTGGTGGGAAAGGTTCCATTTTGTCTCCAATTCACCAGGCAAGAAATTTGATACACGAATTGGAAGGATTGAAAGGGCAAGAGCTCATAAATGCGGTTGAAATTAGCGCACATGAAGGACTGAAAGCTTTTGTAGACGAAAAAAAAGTACAAAAGATCTCCAAAGATCTTAAGATAGCGATAAGTATCTCATATGACAATCCTTACCCCTTTGCTTACACGATGCGCTACAAACATATGAAGAAAAAAGGTAATTCAAGGAAAAAAAAGAGATAAGATGGAGGTAAAAATGGAAAAGATAAATTTTCTTTTTGGAATTCACAATCATCAGCCAGTTGGGAATTTTGATTTCGTGCTTGAAGATGCTTTTGAAAAGTCCTACAAGCCGTTTATAGATGTGTTGGAGAAACATCCTGGAATTAAAATGGCCGTACATTTTACCGGATGGCTACTCGAAAAAATAGAAAAAGATCATCCGGATTACATATCCAAGATACGTGGGCTTGTCCAAAAAGGTCAACTTGAAATATTCACAGGTGGCTTTTACGAGCCTATAATACCGGTTATACCAGAAGATGACAGGATAGGGCAGATAACGAAGCTCTCCTCTTACGTTGAGAATTTGTTTGGCAAAAGGCCACGTGGCATGTGGCTGGCAGAGCGCGTTTGGGAACCGCAGATTGCAAAGTCTTTGGCACTGGCCGGTGTGGAATATGTTGTGGTGGATGATAATCATTTCAAAAATGCCGGGTACTACGATGATGAACTTACCGGCTATTTCATAACCGAAGAAGAAGGCTATACGCTTAAAGTCTTTCCTATATCAAAGAAATTGAGGTACCTCATTCCATTTGAGGAAGTTGGAGAAACCCTGGATTTTCTCAAAACGATGGCAACTGCTGATGGGAATAATTCTTTGGTCATGTTTGATGATGGTGAAAAATTCGGTGTGTGGCCTGGAACATACGATAGGGTTTACAAAGAAGGATGGTTGGATGAATTTTTCACAGAAATAGAAAAGAATTCTGAATGGTTGAACGTTTCAACCTTTTCCGAATACGTCGATGCTGTCGCACCAAAAGCGAGAATATACCTTCCGATTTCTTCGTACAGCGAGATGATGGAGTGGGCTCTTCCCACTAGGGCAAAGGCGGAGTTTGAATCGCTTGTTTCTTCACTCAAAGAAGAAAAGAAATATGAATCCATGGAGATGTTTTTGAAAGGCGGGATGTGGAGGACGTTTTTGGCAAAGTACGCCGAATCCAATTTAATGCACAAGAAGTTTCTTCACATTCATGAAAGGATGAAAGAAGTCCAAGATGTGCCTTCCGAAGTGTTAGACGAATATTGGAAGGGTCAATGTAATGATGTTTATTGGCACGGAGTCTTTGGGGGATTGTATCTTCCACATCTTAGAGCTGCCGTTTACAAGCACCTTATAAAAGCCGAAAAAGCGCTTGATGAGATGAAAAACGAAGAAGCGAAGATTTTTGACTATGATAAAGACGGATTCGACGAGGTGATAATCAAGAATGACAATATCGGCATGGTAGTCGATCCCGATTACGGTGCAAGAGTGTTGGAAATAGATCTTAAAAAGGCAGAATTCAACCTTGTAAATTCGTTGACAAGAAGATACGAAGTATATCATGAGTGGATTTCCAAAGCCATAACACAAGAAGAATTGGAGAAATCTGGAGAGTCTAAAACGATCCATGATGTGATTTTGACCAGAGAAGAAG includes:
- a CDS encoding alpha-amylase/4-alpha-glucanotransferase domain-containing protein produces the protein MEKINFLFGIHNHQPVGNFDFVLEDAFEKSYKPFIDVLEKHPGIKMAVHFTGWLLEKIEKDHPDYISKIRGLVQKGQLEIFTGGFYEPIIPVIPEDDRIGQITKLSSYVENLFGKRPRGMWLAERVWEPQIAKSLALAGVEYVVVDDNHFKNAGYYDDELTGYFITEEEGYTLKVFPISKKLRYLIPFEEVGETLDFLKTMATADGNNSLVMFDDGEKFGVWPGTYDRVYKEGWLDEFFTEIEKNSEWLNVSTFSEYVDAVAPKARIYLPISSYSEMMEWALPTRAKAEFESLVSSLKEEKKYESMEMFLKGGMWRTFLAKYAESNLMHKKFLHIHERMKEVQDVPSEVLDEYWKGQCNDVYWHGVFGGLYLPHLRAAVYKHLIKAEKALDEMKNEEAKIFDYDKDGFDEVIIKNDNIGMVVDPDYGARVLEIDLKKAEFNLVNSLTRRYEVYHEWISKAITQEELEKSGESKTIHDVILTREEGLEKYLSIDWYERFSYIDHFFGEKINLEGYSVSKYPEQGDFVNQPYNIIDKNTFLRHGHVWIGAKWTPVTVEKRFSLNGGSLEVTYKITNDSEEEVTLHFGSEMTYNLMAPEDDDRYFEWDGQRHNASYKGEFTSDKVEICADYEEVHAKLTLSEMANFFIYPIYTVSYSEGGFEKVYQGTSLTPTWKFNLSPHQSKELKVILSIKE